In Plectropomus leopardus isolate mb chromosome 20, YSFRI_Pleo_2.0, whole genome shotgun sequence, one DNA window encodes the following:
- the LOC121959416 gene encoding uncharacterized protein LOC121959416, with translation MSNLVQTTSDSLCKLVRWAHSHGTICSLIPSLQHFTYGSHANVLTPEPGPHGSSVPVAVWGCDAGHAYHWPLNDQSNSCGGSANTSQGQERFVGGRRSNKVTARASCDLSCSEAASEGEEFNGRLFDITGCDSSATDDDDDYEPRPSRKRGRTPGGAVPGKKVKQEETSAEDHDTAASMVLDATDAVCASQASRTPKPHSQITNTLSTNKPACPSTGEVKVDPEMELHGGGSCMTGTTEHTERCSSATETTEKPAGGQDELEKLQALLSAERSRNQQMTEIISSLKQDKELLQQELTKKAELICDFLQDKLRPEKRWPCSNQKEPGSSHVPSSDEVAGIDSPTMFDSFEEMELHPLDQHRTLKSKRSRDGENTRVRMKNVAGVIARYMGALKEFRRSVSMKVAFDRVGVDRNTISRTAAIAELSLAAPEVFHALAPWDEREETLAHYAHRCRQAMDDGIKAKIKMMKAKGELLPIVSK, from the exons ATGTCCAACCTGGTTCAGACCACCTCTGACAGTCTGTGTAAGCTCGTCCGCTGGGCTCACAGCCACGGCACCATCTGTAGTCTCATCCCCAGCTTGCAGCACTTCACCTATGGTTCCCACGCTAATGTGCTGACGCCAGAACCCGGTCCCCATGGTAGCAGCGTCCCTGTCGCCGTGTGGGGTTGTGACGCTGGACACGCCTACCACTGGCCCCTCAATGACCAAAGCAACAGCTGCGGCGGCTCAGCGAATACCAGTCAGGGCCAGGAGAGGTTTGTTGGAGGGCGACGGTCCAATAAG GTGACAGCGagggcatcatgtgacctctcCTGCAGCGAAGCAGCATCAGAGGGCGAAGAGTTCAACGGCCGACTGTTTGACATTACTGGTTGCGATTCGTCAGCCACAGACGATGACGACGACTATGAGCCACGCCCATCCAGAAAAAGAGGCAGGACACCAGGAGGAGCAGTTCCCGGGAAGAAGGTCAAACaggaagaaacctctgcagAGGATCATGACACTGCTGCTAGCATGGTACTGGACGCGACAGACGCTGTCTGTGCCTCACAAGCCTCTAGGACACCAAAGCCGCATTCtcaaatcacaaacacactgtcGACAAACAAGCCAGCCTGCCCCTCAACCGGTGAAGTAAAAGTGGATCCAGAGATGGAGCTGCACGGAGGAGGCAGCTGCATGACAGGGACCACGGAGCACACCGAGAGATGCAGCTCCGCCACAGAGACTACAGAAAAACCTGCAG GGGGTCAGGATGAGCTGGAGAAACTGCAGGCGTTACTTTCTGCAGAACGCAGCCGAAACCAGCAGATGACGGAGATCATCTCCAGTCTGAAGCAGGACaaagagctgctgcagcaagagCTCACCAAGAAAGCCGAACTCATCTGTGACTTCCTGCAGGACAAACTGCGGCCAG AGAAGAGGTGGCCGTGCTCTAATCAAAAGGAACCAGGAAGTTCACACGTGCCGTCTTCTGACGAAGTGGCAGGGATCGATTCGCCGACAATGTTTGACTCGTTCGAAGAAATGGAGCTTCACCCTCTGGACCAACACCGCACCCTGAAGAGCAAGAGGAGCCGGGACGGAGAAAACACCCGAGTCAGGA TGAAAAATGTTGCAGGTGTGATAGCCCGCTACATGGGAGCCCTCAAGGAGTTTCGCCGCAGTGTTTCCATGAAGGTGGCCTTTGACCGGGTTGGTGTGGACCGCAACACGATCTCCCGTACGGCGGCCATCGCTGAGCTCAGCCTGGCTGCTCCGGAGGTGTTTCATGCACTGGCACCGTGGGATGAGAGGGAGGAGACGCTGGCACATTACGCCCACCGCTGTCGGCAGGCCATGGATGACGGCATTAAGGCCAAGATCAAAATGATGAAGGCGAAAGGTGAACTGCTTCCTATTGTGTCAAAGTGA
- the snx30 gene encoding sorting nexin-30 isoform X1 produces the protein MSVGAPRGLASSGQKPIAEILHPLSAAEEPLSVTVNIGGDKEAGLTNGTPVETSSPASTSSLFNRLQLDDDLEADVRDPYADTTETRDLFVTVDDPKKHVSTMETYITYRVSTKTTRIEFDLPEYCVRRRYQDFDWLRIKLEDSQPTHLIPPLPEKFVMKGVVDRFSEEFVETRMKALDKFLKRVADHPVLSFNPHLNAFLTAKDLNKRQGLALLTKVGESVKHVAGGYKLRARPAEFCAMGEYLDTFSQKLGTIDRIAQRILKEQSEYLTELREYGTVYSSWVGSEEELRRPLEGVAGCVTTCCGALEDLSENMSQDFLPVLREYILYIESMKNVLRKRDQSQAEYEGRLEAAILRKQEDRTPIPMEVEKCQDKVECFNADLKADWERWQSNKRQDFKQLLTGMADKNMSHYEKCQAAWESLITLLQDKQTEDKTSETN, from the exons ATGAGTGTCGGCGCTCCGAGAGGCCTGGCCAGCTCGGGGCAGAAGCCCATCGCGGAGATCCTCCACCCGCTGTCCGCCGCCGAGGAGCCCCTCTCCGTCACCGTCAACATCGGAGGGGACAAG GAAGCTGGGCTGACCAACGGCACGCCGGTTGAGACATCGAGTCCCGCCTCCACGTCCTCGCTCTTCAACAGGCTGCAGCTGGACGACGACCTGGAAGCAGATGTCCGGGACCCTTACGCAGACACCACAGAAACCCGTGACCTCTTTGTCACAGTCGACGACCCAAAGAAGCACGTCTCCACCATGGAGACGTACATCACCTACAGAGTCTCCACCAAG acaaCACGGATAGAGTTCGACCTACCGGAATACTGCGTGCGGCGGCGCTACCAGGACTTTGACTGGCTGAGGATCAAGTTGGAGGACAGCCAGCCAACCCACCTCATCCCT CCATTGCCAGAGAAGTTCGTGATGAAGGGCGTGGTGGATCGGTTTTCGGAGGAGTTTGTAGAGACGAGGATGAAAGCTCTGGACAAGTTCCTGAAGCGAGTTGCAGATCACCCAGTCCTCTCCTTCAACCCACATCTAAACGCTTTCCTAACGGCCAAG GACCTGAACAAGCGTCAGGGTCTGGCCCTGCTGACCAAGGTGGGCGAGTCAGTGAAGCACGTGGCCGGAGGCTACAAGCTGCGAGCGAGGCCAGCTGAGTTCTGTGCCATGGGAGAATACCTGGACACCTTCAGCCAGAAACTGGGAACCATCGACCGCATTGCTCAGAGGATCCTCAAAGAGCAGTCAG AGTACTTGACAGAGCTGCGTGAGTACGGCACCGTGTACTCAAGCTGGGTGGGCTCAGAGGAGGAGCTGCGGCGCCCCCTGGAGGGCGTGGCAGGCTGCGTGACGACGTGCTGCGGTGCGCTGGAGGACCTGAGTGAGAACATGAGCCAGGACTTCCTGCCTGTACTCAGAGAATATATCCTCTACATTGAGTCCATGAAg AATGTTTTGAGGAAGCGAGACCAAAGTCAGGCGGAGTACGAGGGCCGACTAGAAGCAGCCATATTGCGCAAACAAGAGGACAGAACGCCA ATCCCGATGGAGGTAGAGAAATGTCAGGACAAAGTGGAGTGTTTCAACGCTGACCTGAAGGCAGACTGGGAGCGCTGGCAGAGCAACAAGAGACAAGACTTCAAACAGCTTCTCACCGGCATGGCTGACAAAAACATGAGCCACTATGAAAAG TGCCAGGCAGCGTGGGAGTCACTCATAACTCTCCTCCAGGACAAACAGACTGAGGACAAAACGAGTGAGACGAACTGA
- the LOC121959417 gene encoding SOSS complex subunit C-like, whose translation MANNPPGQAFPNKTRVAILAELEKERRRLMNTPGASISLSRPNLKDFRDNAEQQHIAAQQKAALQHAHTHSTGFFITQDSSFGNLILPVIPRLEPES comes from the exons ATGGCTAATAATCCTCCAGGACAAG CCTTCCCCAACAAGACACGGGTGGCGATCCTGGCCGagctggagaaggagaggagacgCCTGATGAATACTCCTGGAGCCAG CATCTCGCTGTCTAGACCAAATCTGAAGGATTTCAGGGACAACGCagaacagcagcacattgctgcCCAGCAGAAAGCTGCCCTGCAG catgcacacacacactcaacggGCTTCTTCATCACTCAGGACTCCTCGTTCGGGAACCTCATCCTCCCCGTCATACCACGCCTGGAGCCGGAGTCTTGA
- the snx30 gene encoding sorting nexin-30 isoform X2 has protein sequence MSVGAPRGLASSGQKPIAEILHPLSAAEEPLSVTVNIGGDKEAGLTNGTPVETSSPASTSSLFNRLQLDDDLEADVRDPYADTTETRDLFVTVDDPKKHVSTMETYITYRVSTKTTRIEFDLPEYCVRRRYQDFDWLRIKLEDSQPTHLIPPLPEKFVMKGVVDRFSEEFVETRMKALDKFLKRVADHPVLSFNPHLNAFLTAKDLNKRQGLALLTKVGESVKHVAGGYKLRARPAEFCAMGEYLDTFSQKLGTIDRIAQRILKEQSEYLTELREYGTVYSSWVGSEEELRRPLEGVAGCVTTCCGALEDLSENMSQDFLPVLREYILYIESMKNVLRKRDQSQAEYEGRLEAAILRKQEDRTPTPQIVALKATVVVVFSLSP, from the exons ATGAGTGTCGGCGCTCCGAGAGGCCTGGCCAGCTCGGGGCAGAAGCCCATCGCGGAGATCCTCCACCCGCTGTCCGCCGCCGAGGAGCCCCTCTCCGTCACCGTCAACATCGGAGGGGACAAG GAAGCTGGGCTGACCAACGGCACGCCGGTTGAGACATCGAGTCCCGCCTCCACGTCCTCGCTCTTCAACAGGCTGCAGCTGGACGACGACCTGGAAGCAGATGTCCGGGACCCTTACGCAGACACCACAGAAACCCGTGACCTCTTTGTCACAGTCGACGACCCAAAGAAGCACGTCTCCACCATGGAGACGTACATCACCTACAGAGTCTCCACCAAG acaaCACGGATAGAGTTCGACCTACCGGAATACTGCGTGCGGCGGCGCTACCAGGACTTTGACTGGCTGAGGATCAAGTTGGAGGACAGCCAGCCAACCCACCTCATCCCT CCATTGCCAGAGAAGTTCGTGATGAAGGGCGTGGTGGATCGGTTTTCGGAGGAGTTTGTAGAGACGAGGATGAAAGCTCTGGACAAGTTCCTGAAGCGAGTTGCAGATCACCCAGTCCTCTCCTTCAACCCACATCTAAACGCTTTCCTAACGGCCAAG GACCTGAACAAGCGTCAGGGTCTGGCCCTGCTGACCAAGGTGGGCGAGTCAGTGAAGCACGTGGCCGGAGGCTACAAGCTGCGAGCGAGGCCAGCTGAGTTCTGTGCCATGGGAGAATACCTGGACACCTTCAGCCAGAAACTGGGAACCATCGACCGCATTGCTCAGAGGATCCTCAAAGAGCAGTCAG AGTACTTGACAGAGCTGCGTGAGTACGGCACCGTGTACTCAAGCTGGGTGGGCTCAGAGGAGGAGCTGCGGCGCCCCCTGGAGGGCGTGGCAGGCTGCGTGACGACGTGCTGCGGTGCGCTGGAGGACCTGAGTGAGAACATGAGCCAGGACTTCCTGCCTGTACTCAGAGAATATATCCTCTACATTGAGTCCATGAAg AATGTTTTGAGGAAGCGAGACCAAAGTCAGGCGGAGTACGAGGGCCGACTAGAAGCAGCCATATTGCGCAAACAAGAGGACAGAACGCCA ACCCCTCAGATTGTAGCCCTGAAGGCCACTGTAGTTGtagttttctctctgtcaccatAG